The sequence TTATTAAATTGCTTTTCATCTAAGCTTTTAAGAAGTTCTTGAGCAAAAACATTATCTTCTCTAGTATTTGTTTCTTCAGTTCTCTTATTGTCACTGCTTTGTTCTAGATCAGCAATCATTGTTTCATCTGATATTCCAAGTTCCTTCAATGATTCCAAGGCAGCTTCGCTTATGGAAACGTTTTCATTGACTTTTTTAGGTTCTTCTTCTTTTTTAGCATCTTCAATTTTATATTTATCTACTGCATCAACCAATACCTGATGGGACAGTAAATTCTTTTCGAGGAGTACATCAATCAGTGTTTTCCCTGAAGAATTCATTTTATCAATTGCAATATTTAGTTTTTCTGCAGTAATAATTTTCTCTGTGATTAGAATTTCTGAAATGCTCAAATTTGACTTGAGTTGTTTATCGATTATTGAAATTGCTTGATCTTCTGAAATAATTTTTTCATCAATTAAAATTCTTAAAAGTGATGGTTGAGATTCACTTACTGTAGCAACAGCATATATTAAGTCTTTTTTTGAAACTAGATTATTAGTTACGAGGTAATTGACAAACATAAAAATTCCTATACACAATACTTTAAAAGTAGTTCATTTATTTTATCTAAAGGGATTATCTTTGCTCCAACATTTGCTCTATCAACTGCACCGGGCATTCCCCATACTATGCTTGTGTGTTTATCCTGAATAAATATATAAGTATCTTTTTTAGCTAGTGCTTTAGAACCCTCGGCCCCGTCATCCCCCATTCCAGTAAGGACAATCGACAATACTTGTCCATCAAAACAATCTGCTACAGATTTAAAAGTAACATCTACAGATGGTCTTACGTGACAAACTTTTTCACCTTGATTAAGAACAATTTTATAATTTCTTCCGTCTTTCAGCAGTTTCATATGATAATCACCAGGGGCCAGATAACATACTCCGGGTTCAAGATACTCACCCATTTTGGCCTCTCTAATTTCAACAGGAGTTAATTTATTCAAAGATTCAGCAAGTTTTGCTGTGAAATACGGAGGCATATGTTGAACTAATAAAATCGGAATACTTAATCTTGTGTCAATTCCTCTAAATATACTTGCCAATGCCTCTGGCCCACCAGTTGATGCCCCAATACAAAGAAGTTTAGGCTTTATCAGAAACTCTGGCATAGTAAAGATTTCAGAGTCTTTTTCAGCGTTCTTTTTTTCGTAAATATTCTTATCAATTACAGAACGTTTCACTTTACGACTGTTTAGTGCCTTAATTCTAGGAACTAATTC is a genomic window of Halobacteriovoraceae bacterium containing:
- the cheB gene encoding chemotaxis-specific protein-glutamate methyltransferase CheB; this encodes MNILIVDDSIVFRSAISKALEGEENINVVNAVPNGKIAIDYLKQNSEIDLVTLDLEMPVMDGMETLKVLRSFNRDVNVILFSSLTVRGAEKTIEALALGADDFVAKIEGKGDIEDSITMIRNELVPRIKALNSRKVKRSVIDKNIYEKKNAEKDSEIFTMPEFLIKPKLLCIGASTGGPEALASIFRGIDTRLSIPILLVQHMPPYFTAKLAESLNKLTPVEIREAKMGEYLEPGVCYLAPGDYHMKLLKDGRNYKIVLNQGEKVCHVRPSVDVTFKSVADCFDGQVLSIVLTGMGDDGAEGSKALAKKDTYIFIQDKHTSIVWGMPGAVDRANVGAKIIPLDKINELLLKYCV